The segment GTGGGAAAGGCTTCCTCCTGGGTGGAGTTCCAGCTCAGTCCCAGAGCTCCATGTCTCACCCAACACCAGTGGCTGTTGGGAAACCGCCTTTATCCAACCCCGGCTCCTCTCCCAAGAAGCTCTTCACCCCCGCCTCTCCGGCCAGAAGTCTCACCTCCTCTGTTCGCTCCAGATTCTCTGAGCAAACCAAAGGGACCTCGATCAGAGCGCCTGCCTCCGAGGGGGAAAGGCAGAGGTCTGTGGGGAACACGAGAGTTTTTGCCAACATCAACGGCTCGCCCGTGAAAATCCAGAAAACCAAGAGCAGCCGTGGCGTCCCAGGAGCAAGTGAGACCAAACAGAAGTCCATTCAGGACCTCTTCAACAACACGAGCCTCAGGAAAGCGGGAGCTCAGTCCTCCAGCTCAGAGACTACAAGAGACGCGCCGCCATCGCCAAAGAGTTCCACAACCACTTCCTCCTCCATCTTCACAAAGCGCGGGACTTCCTCTCCCAGTACATCTCAGCCTAGTTTTAAGAATTCACCGTCAGCATCCCAAGGGACAACCGCTGAACCGGCTCGGTCCAAGTATTTCGGCGGTGTCACTCCATCAGAGGCTGCGGGCGGAGGTCAGAGCTCGAGGAAGAGGCCGTGGGACGGCCGCAGCAGCTCCGCCAGCATCTCTGATTTCTTCCAAAAGACgctgggcagcgactcagcaaCATCAAGGGAGTCCATAAAGACGAAATCACCTGCAATGCAGCAAAGAACTGcaaccacctccacctcttcaTCTCTTCAGTCCTCCGCTGGCCCGGACAGCGgcgcctccacctcctccacccctGCTGTGATGGTCAGCTGTCCCGTGTGCCAAGCAAAAGTGCAGGAGTCAAAGATCAATGAGCACCTGGACTCCTGCCTCTCCTGAAGAagtttttaaagctgttttaaggtttaaattctttttaactGTGAGATCTTGGACATTTAGTCAAATTATACCCCCACTGATTTAATGATGGAGGACAGATGGAGCTCGCCCTGGTTTCACTACCCgaaacggtttatttttcacGATTAACCTTGTTATTGTTCTGTTATAATGAACATTCTTGTTTCCTGAGTGCCTCCAGCCCAACAGAACTGCAGCGTTTTACAGATTTTACATAAACAACACTGAACGTTACTTGAATTCTAAGGTTTTACCTACAGTTTTAACAGAACTCTTTCTTAGCCGACAGCCGTGGTAGAAAGCTGTTACAGCTCATCGTTGATCGGTGTGATTGGAACACGTTGCTGTTTAAATCCAGAAGCTGTTGTGTCGTGTGTCTGTTCGGCTTATTTCGGCCTCTTCTGAAGGTGACTGGGTTGAGATGTGGCTCTTGTAATCTGATGTTTACGCCTCCTGATTACTGCTGATGTGCTGGAATCGGATTTCACACTCGCTGGCTGTTTATTTCTCCACGTCTTCACATTTGCTCTGCACTCAGCTGCAGGGTCACACAGTGCAAGGTTGTTCGACTGTGCACTGATATCACAGGCGTTTCCTCTCCAGTGACACCTCCAGCAGAGGAAACGAGGATGTTTCACATGTTTTGGGTGactattttacatttttatatgTACGTTGTAAAGGAAGTTATGTTATGTTTGCTTTGTTAGGATTTTCTATTGTCAAATAAACCAGTTTTATTGTTCCATTTGTCTGAGAGTTTTCTTTTTAAGTTCAGCATCTGCGATCCTGGAGACTGAGGAGTCTCACAGAGTGGGTTGAAAGTTTTTTGTCGCACTCAACAAAGAGGAGGGCAGACAGGCAGTGGGTGTGGCTGTGCTGGTGGGGGAACAgaatgaggaagaggagggtgagggcagaggtcagaggtcagacagCATGAAGCCAGCTGCTGATCAGGAGCACGCCCTGCAGAACAGAGCCCAGCAGGGCCAGAGCAGTCAGAAGCGTGTACCCGTTGCATTGCATTTACCACGGTctgctgcagcagctttaacagcCATATGGCTGCACATACATTAACCCCCTGAGTGATCCATCTGAAGATGCTCATcacttatcaaatcaaatcaaatttatttgtgtagcacatttcatgtacaaaacaattcaaagtgctttacataaaataaaagcattgcagcagggagtggaagaagcattaaaatacataaaagaatataaactTATGTATTTGGACCACTTACAGCCTGTATATAAAGAGCAACGGAGCCATCAGACCAGAACAATTAAGCCAATGAAGAAGTGCAACACCACTGATGGTCGTTATGGGCTGAGTCCAGCActcgttttttttatgtttttcttctAGTTGTCTTGAGAAATAGTTCTTCAGTGGAGTCATTGTACCCAATCACTTTTAGAGgaatgtgttgttttgtttctcaagtCACTGATTGAAGCAGAAAAagggctcctaactcaaggattgaaccagtgttgtgtccacacagaacagacaacttagcaaagaagccattttaaactggatctttaggcactttgttcccatttctttagctgcatctgtgaaaaacagcttcatagtttcaactttgttgtacatttacgtttaaaactgctttcagttaccaaaagagtcaaattaatataagaaattcagtttaaaaaaaatcctaatcccaaaaaattAACGTTATCATATCTAAAagtaggggaaaaaaagacaataatgagaattatatgttaaacaacatcaagaaaaagtcaataagattcaatttaaagcttaaaaaggaatataagatataatctaatgactaattatggaaaaattcatataaattaaatgattaaactgttttatgccaccagaaatgaataatctagaagctctttgtgggttttagactggaattaagatttgttcccatttctttagctgcatctgtgaaaaacagcaaagataacacagtgtgacagacagaaaacaggatttctgcagcaacaaggtgattcccaaagagctgttagctgaaaacttggcatatctcagcatggtgtgcagtgtgtccttcaaacatttgaggaaactggacaagtggaggacaaaagaagaagaagagtcaggcctaaagaactatctacagcagatgaacaggatctgaaagtgatgtccttaagaaagaggaaaacatccagcaaagacctgacacaggagctgagagatcatctggaccttcagctgatccatctgctgttggcccaagcctcatcagaaatgggctccatggaagggtggctgtcaagaagccgttcttaaggaagggaaacagggagaaaaggctgagctgtgccaaaggacacaagaagtgggctgaaaatcagtggcagcaggtctgatggagggatgaatcctccccagagcctaaTATGGTCACTTCTGGTTCGGCCGAACACTGAACTCAAGGTTTACGAACTCACATCCGCTCCAATCATCATCATCGGACCTTCAGATGCAACGTGGCAGATCCCTTTCCTGTTTGACTCCAGGAAGCTGCCACCCGCATCCTTGTGTACAGAAACTCATGTCACTTACAACAGCTGTTCATTTAAGCCACTCCTCCTTCCTGACCCGCTGAACATCGACTCATTAGAGGAAGTTGACCCCCTTTGCGCTCGGCctccctccttcctctcagacCAATTGTCTCTCCCTGATGGTGACACTCCAAGTTCAACGCAGTGTGCCTCTGTCAGCTGTTGTAGTCCTTAAGTGGAACTTGAGCACACTCTGGTAGAGGTGGCAGGTGTTTCCCTTCCCAGATGTCCTAAACAAATCTATCTTTTAAAGTGTATATCATATGTGTCTATGTATTTCTAAACCAACACTTCAGTTCACAACAACCAGCACTACATGCAGGAAACCCCTGTTTTTCAGCCACAAAAATGCTGAAAATAAGAGGATTTGGATGCTGGAAAATTCAACAATCATTATCTGTTCATCTTTTTCTCCGTTTACGTTCTTTTTAATTAGTCTATAAATCACTGATTCAGAAAACGTGTGCAAAAAGCATTCCATCATGATTTTCCACAGCCCATCTACACGTATCTTATTCATCTGAACAGaactttttaatctaattaatcacgtgatttccctgattaatcacgattaatccaatccaaaagtagtgtgtagcttttagcatttagctttattttaaatgtgctgccatatgaatgaaagtgccataacatttgttgtgcaaacacacttttaacatcagcatctttctgtagtttttatgtagaagcctcgctccactgtctgtttccttgaatgacttgctgctatcagttgtgtgttttgcctttaagtgatattttagactggaactactacgctgagaagacaattcaacttggcagtgtttacagatgactttggttctgtcgactccgccgtctggaagaactttaaaatgaaaatggccgagtaaaagttccgtacccttctccatgtttggtggatccgccgattactttcttttccggttccacagcagacagcaacagacttttacaaaataaaagcctgtgagcaacagacttttacaataataacttttacctatccattaaaggcacaaaagccccccccaattttttttttgaatttaaaaaaatatataaataaaataaaacctgtgttaacGCGCGATAAAaaatttatcggcgttaaataattaatgagttaacacgataataacgagttaactcgcccggccCTAGTATTTCCTTCGTAAATTACTGACAATGtaaagattaaaaaacaaacgtGTGTATCTGGTAGAAAATGCCCCAGACACATTGAGCTTTTCGCGGTGCAGATTAACACCACCGTGCTGCAGTTACATGCCTCTCCAGGGTGTGCCATCATATGTCTAATCCTTTGATCTCAAGGGCCAGTGATGGCGATGATTGTAGGGGTGAGGGCTTCTAAAAGGGTCCCTCTGCTTCTAAAACCCCTGGAAAAAACAGATTGTCCTTGATCGGCCTCTTTAAACTGCAGCTGTGGACCGTCAGCTGGTGGCCAATTGTCCGGATTAAAGGGTTGGGATGCTTTCCAAGGGCAAATCTGCTGTTGTGCAGCAGCTCAATGTTAAACAATCACCTTAAAAAAGAATCACTGCAGCTGAGTTTAATGTTATAAGTGGATGAATTTGGATGTCGGTTCAAATCTGGACCAGCAACGATGGTGCTTTGTCATAGAATTCAGTGTTTAAACTTTAAATTTAAAGCGGACTTGTGCATGAAAACACCAACTGAGCAGCACCAACCTCTGTGACAGCTGACTTTCAGTCATTAAACTGCAAAAGTTGTTATATTTTCATAATGCCGTGTTGCTAAAGCATCTATAACCAGGACTCTTTCACAGAGAGAAATTCTCTGCTGTAGATGTGCTCTCACTGTTGGGTGAAGTGCAGGACACGATGCAAGACATACACCGTGAAAATGGTTCTGTTTTGTTCACGAATACCTCGTATAAGTTTGGAAGTGTCAACATTGGTGAAGAGCGAGTGGAAAGCAACACACTCAAATTCAAACTGGCCTCGTTTTCTGTTCTTCTTTCTGGGCAGCCGGCCAGACTGGGAGCAAAAACAAGGTCGGGAGCGACTGTTGCAATGTTTGTGTGTTCACATGCGGCCCCTCCAGAACATGTGGTGAACATCTCAGTGCATGTGTGGAAACTGCTTTAGGGAAGGCAGCTAACTTTTTTATATCTTATTGTGTcataatgtcttgttttgtgaGCTTTCGGgggtttttggtttgttttttcttctgattCCTGCATCTGACGCCCACAGTTTCCCTTCTTCTTGCAGGCGCTTCCACCTGTTGACCCTCACTCACCTGCGTCCCCTTTCATCATCATCCTGCCCTGCATATCTGTCTCTtcggcaaggcaagtttatttgtacagcacaattcaactacaggtcgattcaaagtgctttacagatacattaaaacagtagaaataaaaagcttgatttaaattttaaacaaaaaagaaagaaataagaacaatacattaaatcagataaaatcagtagttaaaatgtgtcaAGTAAACTTTTTTGTCAATGCTGCCATATGTGCACAGAATTGAAATAGTGTTTCCCTCTTATCCCTGgtgcaaaacagcaataaacatgaagtaaaatataatatatataaagtaggaggtaaaaaaaagaaaaaatattaaatatatatatataggcaagccaaggcaattttatttgtagagcacaattcgtacaaaaggcaattcaaagtgctttacagctacgtaaaatcacaagaaggctaataaaataattccaaaaaacatcaaaaataatcattcattAATTAGATTACATTATACAAGCTAAAAGATGTATAAAAACAGCAGTGACTGCATTCACGTGTCAGTTCAAAGATGTTCTTCTGTCAGCTTTGCCAGTTTTCACTGTGAGAGAGTCATTTTAATTTAGCCTCTTTGTTCTTTTACTCTTGTTTTATCCACACGTACCTTTAGTTTAGTTTTCCATAAAGCCTTTGCTCATCTTCATCGCCTCCTCAGTCCTGCTTTTGGGTCCAATCCCAAAATGTATCCTGATACGCTGCAGACGACATGAACCCAAGATATTTCCTGTTTTGGCTCGTCAACATTTGTTGATATGTATTTATTCCTCCATTTCAGGCTTGCAACACATTTCAAAGGAAGTTTTATGACTTTTTAATGTTTGCATTCCTTCTCACAACACAATACAGATGTTCTGTCGTTGAGGAGTGATGAAGCATTTCAGGAGTTAAATTTCCTTTCTTCCTTGTACAAGCGTCATCAGATTTTTGGGGAATTCTCCAACATCCTCTTTTTGGGGACAGGTCAgggctgcaggcaggtcagtcctgTACCTCTGGAATGTGGTTTTACATGGTCTGCTTGAACAATGCATGGACGTCCCTTGGAAAGACGTTTTCTTAAAGGccgcatatgttgctctaacaTCTCAGTgaacttttctgcattaatgctgccatcgGAGAAGTGGAAATGCACGGATACAACCCCATACCGTCACAGAGCCTCATATCATGCTCTGTAGAGGAAGAAAAATGCTAATTCCAACAGTTCGGGGGGTTTTTCCTCACAACTTCGCTGACAAACCACATTCCTCTGCCCATTTTTACTTTACAAAAACTCAGCCTTTCATGGATTTTTCATGCTTACAGTCACTTGTTGACATAAACTGtgtgaaaaaacatttttcatacATCCTTAGTTGCCCTTAATTGGGATTTTTTTAAGGCTGAAAGGCAAAAACTGAGGCATATTAACAAATCAAATAAAGCAGATGAGGCTAAACTTGAAATATTTTGGTTTCTTACTGTCTGAAATTAAAATGGATGCCTCAGTAAATCAAAGATTCTCTGTCTTTTCCACGTTTTAATGTGATATTAAGAGGCACACGAACAGTAAAAGGAAATTAGTCCAATGTAACTAATTTCACGACAGCGATTAGAAATGCCGGGCTTCAGGCCTGATCCATCTGTCTTGATgggcgtgtgtgtgtctgtgtgtggtaCAGCACATGCTCCATGTTCTGAAAAACGTGTGATGCTTTTGTGTTGTTTCAAGGTTCTTGTTGTGTCATTGTTGTGATCGTGCTTCGGGCTCGGGGGGTTGAATACAGCCCACCATCTGTCCTTTGTTGTCACACAATTACACCccctccctcacacacacacacactcctgtcATGACCTCAAACCCTCCGTGTACACTTAGGTGTCATCTGGTGAAAATCTATCAATTTGTTTCATCGTAAGCTctcaaatggaaaacaaatcTCCCAATACAGTGCACACAATAGAGTTTAATTCTCACAGATATTAGTCAATACTTTCATGTGCAATATTTGCATTATACTTGCTTTTTCAttgactttatttatttttttttttgtactgatgATAATCGAAACAGagccaacaaacaaacagatttttatctTAAAAGCCTGAAACACTTTGTAGGGAAACGCCCAGCAGACACTGTGttaaaaggacaggaagccgattGTACGACTCCGACAAAATCCAGTGTTTAGGCAATTTACAACAATCAGTCATGTCATGGCCAGAACgtaaattcaaaataaaatccatgTATTTTTAAAGGTTGATACTACTGGAACCTGTGTAAAGATCTTTATGTAATTAACCTATAATTTGTACAATTATGAACAGAGGCAGGGAtggtgtattattattattattattattattattattattattattattattattattattattattattattattattattattatttaatctgGAGTAATAAGATTATATTTTCATGTATTTTCCCATCTgatattttaaatatttcagCTTCAGTTATTGCATATCTCATGTGTGGAGAAGTCTGACGATGTACTGATGATATGATGGGTAGAGGTTTTCTGTTTAATCCTTCGGTGGAGAAGGTATTGGCCTCTGGTGTGGTGCGTCTTTTAAATCAAACTTTAAGACTTTTGTGTTTACCACTGTATTTAAATAACTCATCTAATTGAACTAAATGACCTTGATAATAACTTTTACTGTGCTGTATCCCCCTGTTTGAATCTTTTTAACTGTAAATGtagttttaaatatttttatccATGTTGTTGAACCAGGCCATTGGATTACATTTGCTTTTCTCTCAGATCTAtaagtatgtatgtatacatagaCTGTGTCTTAAAGATGGATGCCTATAGGATGGCCCTATAACCTGCAACATTATTAACGGTAGCAAGATGCTAGCACACAAACATCTCTGGCTCTACACGAATCGAGATGTTTGTATCATCAAATTTTCTAATAAAATCCTAATTCCATTAAGAATTAAAAATCCCattatttcaattcaattcaattcagttttatttaaatagcgCCAAAGTACAACAAATATAatttcaaggcacttaaatagtatagtccaattcaagccaattggagttcaattcattgtaatcataattattaattatctaaattaattatttagattaattattttttcaccAGTGTGATAGTGGCCATATTTAAAACAATTCAATACTAAAACATATGTACATCTGTCCAATCAGCTTTCAGTAAGAACCCTGCAGCTCCGCCCTCTTTACCAAATATGGTAATGACTCATTTTAAGTGTTGAAAAAGGCAGCTCAAAGAATATTAGCTTGAGTTACGGTGGCtacatttataaaataaaaaaaaatctattgttGGAAAGGTGGTTTTGGAGCTTGGTATTGTTTTGTTTAACATGTAATAGAAAAACTTTAAACttgtagtgaaaaaaaaaatactgtagatttacggagcccttaaaatgacatgggagagtaaaataaaacccaaggGTTTCTCGTGCACACGAGAAACTTTGTCGTGCCCACGCGAAACTTTTCTTGTGGGCACGACAAAGTTTCGCAGGCCCACGAGAAACTACGAGAAACTTACACTTTATTGTAAAACAGTGTAGGTTAGGCAGCAGGACGGGCAGAGAATCGTCACGTAGGTCTAATGTCAGACGCAGGTCAACTTTCTATAGACATCAAACACTGCAGTCTGACTAGACAGTTTCAAATGTGCGCGTGCCATAAACTTTCTGGTGCGCACCAGAAAGTTTCACGTTCCCACCAGAAAAGTTTCAGGTGCGCACCAGAAAGTTTCGCGTGGGCACGAGAAACccttgggttttattttactctcccatgtcattttaagggctcggtatagatttgtatatagcgaatgtttattcactatttttattttattttattttattttattttattttattttattttattttattttacatttatttttattctattctatttgcttgtttttactttaattgttttcatatcttttactgtatgctgctgcaacaaaacaatttcccaaattgggatggataaagtatctatctatctatctatctatctatctatctatctatctatctatctaatagaagtgcttttattttgtgtattCGTACCGGAAACACAATGCCTGCGTCACCGCGACTTTGCCGTGGCGTCGCTAAGCGCCTCGGGTAGAGAAAGCCACGGCTGTTGCTCGGTGTGTGGTGTGGGAGACAGTTGTGCACTTAcagtgtttttatgttgttttacaACTAAACAGTGAATAAGTAAATCAGTACTAATCTTTTGTCACTTCATAACATTCCAGACAATGAATGGTAAGTCAACGAACGGTTCGTTGGGAGGAATGGCCTGCATCGAGGGTCTACCCCCGCTGCCGAAGAGCCTCAGCGGGCTGCTGAACTCAAGCGGCGGCTCCTGGAGAGAAATGGAGAGGATGTACGTAAAGAAAACCATGATCCAGGACGACCTGAGCCGAGGCAGGAACAACGCCGATAACCTGCTGGCCCACAAGCCGGCCAACCTCGACGCTGCTCTGGCTCTTCTGCGGAAAGAAATGGTAACAATTCAGCCAGTGttcatttttatcagtagacGGGAAAGTGCTGctttttttcacctctggttCGGGCGACAGAGAGCCGTTGACCGCTTGCATTTAGCCAAATTCCCGAAGGAAACTCTTGTTGGTTGGATTTggcttttggaaaaaaaaagcttcagcaATTTTACGATTAATAAGGTCACTTGTGTAGATTCGGCATGCATATAATCTATCATGCACCacattatataaataaaatattaaatttCAGCAATGGATCTCGCTTTTTTTACTGCATACCTAGATTGCTTTGTGCAGGGAAGAAGGACCAAACCCAAATGTCTAATTGTTGTGCAGTTATATTATCCTTGAaggaaagtttttgtttttcccaagAGCATTTTTACATGGATACTCTAAAAACACAACATCTTGTAAGGAAGATAAAACTCTTGAAGTGAGCACTTAATCCGAGAGGAACAGGATCAGGATCAGCTTTGGGGAGAAATTAAGTCATTATGCTTGTGTTGACTTTTATTCTTAAGCCTAGCATCAACTCGGAAAAAAATCTTCCAGCGGACTGATACCTGTTATTAGATTCACTGACATATAATCAGAGTTAAAGACTGGTCAGACAAGTCAGACAAGATGTCCTTCCTGAGGTAGAGTCCATAACAGCTGTTGGTCATCACACAACAATAGCTTGTTTCTTAATATCCAATCAGTGGGGAGAACTGTTTTGGTACATGCTCTGCTAAATCCTAATTCTACTTCATGTGTTTTTTGTCTCCCTGAAGCACTTTCCCAGCTTATGCCGTTAATGTATCACTAAGAGTTCGTAGTTCACATAGCTCAGTAAGTGGTCAGTGTCCTATATTTCAGTCTGTAAGCCGCTCCCCAGTTTACAGAGCAGCGTGTTTGGCCTGTGAGCGGACTCTGAGTTGCGTCTGTCTGCTGAAAAACAATCCAGAGTTAATTCTGCGCCGTCAGCTGGGTGCTGTGCAGAAGAAATGCTCTCTTTACTGCCAAATAGTGATGCAAGAATCCCAAAAAGCTGCACAATAAGGACAGCGGGGGGATTGTTTGGAATGTTACCTG is part of the Odontesthes bonariensis isolate fOdoBon6 chromosome 24, fOdoBon6.hap1, whole genome shotgun sequence genome and harbors:
- the sprtn gene encoding DNA-dependent metalloprotease SPRTN, yielding MDEDFLLAIQLQEQFNNEYETSVFSSNSFEDNDLGQSSKKRKVEVAGGGSAVIPLWKPTPQPERPLSIVDESWEMLDPSPDARAMFLEFNDMFFWGKLSGVEVKWSPRMTLCAGVCSYEGRGGLCSIRLSEPLLKLRPRKDLVQTLLHEMIHALLFVTQNNRDRDGHGPEFCKHMNRINKASGTSITIYHTFHDEVDAYRQHWWRCDGPCQSRKPYFGYVKRAMNRAPSSLDPWWEDHRRRCGGTYTKVKEPEGYGKKGKKEGKKASGSNKPSTTAAGSGSQDIRNIIPFSGKGFLLGGVPAQSQSSMSHPTPVAVGKPPLSNPGSSPKKLFTPASPARSLTSSVRSRFSEQTKGTSIRAPASEGERQRSVGNTRVFANINGSPVKIQKTKSSRGVPGASETKQKSIQDLFNNTSLRKAGAQSSSSETTRDAPPSPKSSTTTSSSIFTKRGTSSPSTSQPSFKNSPSASQGTTAEPARSKYFGGVTPSEAAGGGQSSRKRPWDGRSSSASISDFFQKTLGSDSATSRESIKTKSPAMQQRTATTSTSSSLQSSAGPDSGASTSSTPAVMVSCPVCQAKVQESKINEHLDSCLS